In Bacillus sp. Marseille-Q1617, a genomic segment contains:
- a CDS encoding AbrB/MazE/SpoVT family DNA-binding domain-containing protein — translation MKSTGIVRKVDELGRVVIPIELRRTLGIAEKDALEIYVDDERIILKKYKPSMTCQITGEVSDDNIKLADGKLILSREGAEQLIKEIQNSFQAK, via the coding sequence ATGAAATCTACAGGTATTGTAAGAAAAGTTGATGAATTAGGCCGTGTCGTTATTCCAATCGAACTTCGCCGTACACTTGGCATCGCTGAGAAAGATGCTCTTGAGATCTACGTGGACGACGAAAGAATTATCCTTAAGAAATACAAGCCAAGCATGACTTGCCAAATTACTGGTGAAGTATCTGATGACAACATCAAGCTTGCAGATGGTAAATTGATTCTAAGCCGTGAAGGTGCAGAACAATTGATTAAAGAAATCCAAAATTCTTTCCAAGCAAAATAA
- a CDS encoding tRNA1(Val) (adenine(37)-N6)-methyltransferase: MVVLKEDERLDYLLAENMRIIQSPSVFSFSLDAVLLARFSYLPLKRGKVVDLCSGNGIIPLLLSARTEVEITGVEIQERLYDMAERSIEYNGVEHQVSMKLGDVKEINKLLHHSHYDVVTCNPPYFETLPTAMQNLNEHYTIARHEVLCTLEDTIQAASYLLKQGGKASFVHRPGRLMDILSLMRKHRLEPKRMRLVYPRPGKEANTLLIEGIKDGKPDLKVLPSLFVYNEDNEYSQEVHEILYGKE, translated from the coding sequence ATGGTTGTACTAAAAGAGGATGAAAGATTAGATTATCTACTGGCAGAAAACATGAGGATCATCCAAAGCCCTTCGGTGTTTTCCTTTTCTTTGGATGCAGTATTGCTTGCCCGTTTCAGCTATTTGCCGTTAAAGAGAGGGAAAGTGGTTGATTTATGCTCGGGAAATGGAATCATACCACTGTTATTAAGCGCCAGAACAGAAGTTGAAATTACAGGTGTAGAGATACAGGAGCGGCTCTATGATATGGCAGAGAGAAGCATTGAGTATAATGGCGTCGAACATCAGGTTTCGATGAAGCTTGGAGATGTGAAAGAAATAAACAAACTGCTGCATCATTCTCACTATGATGTTGTGACGTGTAACCCGCCCTATTTTGAAACCCTTCCAACCGCGATGCAAAACCTGAATGAGCATTACACGATCGCCCGTCATGAGGTCCTTTGCACACTGGAAGATACGATCCAGGCAGCCAGCTACCTGCTGAAGCAGGGAGGGAAAGCTTCATTCGTGCACAGACCGGGAAGGTTGATGGATATACTGTCCCTCATGAGGAAGCACCGCCTGGAACCGAAGCGGATGAGACTCGTCTACCCGAGGCCGGGAAAAGAAGCCAATACGCTGTTAATCGAAGGAATCAAAGACGGCAAACCGGACTTGAAAGTTCTTCCGTCATTATTCGTGTACAATGAGGACAACGAGTATTCACAGGAAGTTCATGAAATCCTGTACGGGAAAGAATAA
- a CDS encoding YaaR family protein — MKINQDTRVSLDKLQKESRTTGTSQVKFGQLVQKHDQKMQMEQLSKLLVTIEDAGSRLAKSRTFKDLAKYKTLVKKFVREAVDFGMDLKQSHTWNQYGEGRKLNIVETVDRQLVELTEAVMDKEKKSIDVLGKIGEIKGLLINLYM; from the coding sequence TGTGTCTTTAGACAAGCTTCAAAAGGAAAGCAGGACAACAGGGACGAGCCAAGTGAAATTCGGTCAGCTTGTCCAAAAGCATGATCAGAAGATGCAGATGGAGCAGTTGAGTAAGCTTTTGGTCACGATCGAAGACGCAGGAAGCCGTTTGGCAAAATCCAGAACCTTTAAAGACCTTGCAAAATATAAAACACTGGTTAAGAAGTTTGTAAGAGAAGCTGTAGATTTCGGCATGGATCTTAAACAGTCCCATACATGGAATCAATATGGCGAGGGAAGAAAGCTCAATATCGTGGAAACCGTCGACCGTCAGCTTGTCGAATTAACCGAAGCAGTTATGGATAAAGAAAAGAAGTCTATCGATGTATTAGGAAAAATCGGAGAAATAAAGGGATTGCTGATCAATCTCTATATGTAA
- the yabA gene encoding DNA replication initiation control protein YabA gives MDKKEFFDSVSNMEQQIGDLYNQLGELKRCLAEMLEENNSLKLENEHLRRRLEQTENSPKKEQTTGDAGTTSESDLEDKQLDIGEGYDNLARLYQEGFHICNIHFGSPRKDEDCLFCLSFLNKK, from the coding sequence GTGGATAAAAAAGAGTTCTTTGATTCAGTCAGCAATATGGAACAACAAATTGGTGATTTATATAATCAGTTAGGCGAGCTTAAGCGGTGCCTGGCTGAAATGCTTGAGGAGAATAATTCCCTCAAGCTTGAAAATGAACATTTGCGCCGAAGACTGGAACAGACGGAGAACTCACCGAAAAAGGAACAAACAACAGGCGATGCGGGTACGACGAGTGAGTCAGACTTAGAAGATAAACAACTGGATATCGGGGAAGGATACGATAACCTTGCCCGGCTTTACCAGGAAGGCTTCCATATATGCAACATCCATTTTGGAAGCCCTCGCAAAGACGAGGATTGCTTGTTCTGCCTTTCTTTCTTAAATAAGAAATAA
- the metG gene encoding methionine--tRNA ligase, which translates to MEEKLKTFYITTPIYYPSGNLHIGHAYTTVAGDAMARYKRMRGFDVKYLTGTDEHGQKIQRKAEEQGISPQSYVDNIVSGIKDLWGKLDISYDDFIRTTENRHKDIVEKIFKQLVDQGDIYLDQYEGWYCTPCESFFTERQLENGNCPDCGRPVEKVKEESYFFKMSKYVDRLLAYYNENPEFIQPESRKNEMVNNFIKPGLEDLAVSRTTFDWGVKVPGDPKHVIYVWVDALSNYITSLGYGSENDKEYLKYWPADVHLVGKEIVRFHTIYWPIMLMALDLPLPKKVFAHGWLLMKDGKMSKSKGNVVDPVTLIDRYGLDSLRYYLLREVPFGSDGVFTPEGFVERINFDLANDLGNLLNRTVAMINKYFDGVIPAYTGSNGEFDQNLLSINKETAERYEEAMENMEFSVVLSSLWQLVSRTNKYIDETQPWALAKEEDKKDELGSVMSHLAESLRRVAVLLQPFLTRTPKKIFEQLNLHDEKLQTWESLEEFGAIPEGTEVVKKGEPIFPRLDLQEEVDYIKEKMQGSKPAQEEKAAAPAPDESDEITIDDFMKVELRVAQVVDAEHVKKADKLLKIQLDLGYEKRQVVSGIAKHYKPEELVGKKVICVTNLKPVKLRGELSQGMILAGEENGTLSLATVDQTLPNGTKVK; encoded by the coding sequence GTGGAAGAAAAATTGAAGACCTTCTATATTACAACACCAATCTACTATCCAAGTGGAAATTTACATATTGGCCATGCATATACGACAGTGGCCGGAGATGCGATGGCCCGTTATAAAAGAATGCGCGGATTCGATGTCAAATATTTAACGGGTACCGATGAGCACGGGCAAAAAATTCAGCGGAAAGCGGAAGAGCAGGGCATCAGCCCTCAAAGCTACGTAGATAATATCGTCAGCGGCATCAAGGATTTGTGGGGGAAACTGGACATCTCCTATGATGATTTCATCCGTACAACGGAGAATCGCCATAAAGACATCGTCGAGAAGATCTTCAAACAATTGGTGGATCAAGGCGACATCTACCTTGATCAATATGAAGGATGGTACTGTACGCCATGTGAATCCTTCTTCACTGAAAGACAGCTTGAAAACGGAAACTGCCCTGACTGCGGACGTCCTGTCGAAAAGGTAAAAGAAGAATCATACTTCTTTAAGATGAGTAAATATGTCGATCGTCTGCTGGCTTATTATAATGAAAATCCTGAATTCATCCAGCCTGAGTCACGTAAAAATGAGATGGTGAATAACTTCATCAAGCCTGGCTTAGAGGATCTGGCTGTATCAAGAACCACATTCGACTGGGGTGTGAAGGTTCCGGGTGATCCCAAGCATGTTATCTATGTATGGGTCGATGCGCTATCTAATTATATTACATCTTTAGGATATGGCAGTGAAAATGATAAAGAGTATCTTAAATATTGGCCAGCGGATGTTCATTTGGTAGGGAAGGAAATTGTCCGCTTCCACACGATTTACTGGCCGATCATGTTGATGGCATTAGACCTGCCTCTTCCTAAAAAGGTATTTGCCCACGGGTGGTTATTGATGAAAGACGGTAAAATGTCGAAGTCAAAAGGGAATGTGGTCGATCCGGTCACGCTGATTGACCGCTACGGTCTTGATTCACTGCGTTACTACTTATTAAGGGAAGTTCCATTTGGTTCCGACGGTGTATTCACGCCGGAAGGATTTGTAGAACGCATCAACTTCGATCTTGCCAATGACCTTGGTAACCTGTTGAACAGAACGGTTGCCATGATCAACAAGTATTTTGACGGTGTGATCCCGGCATATACTGGTTCGAATGGAGAGTTCGATCAAAATCTATTGAGCATCAACAAGGAAACAGCGGAAAGATACGAAGAAGCAATGGAAAACATGGAATTTTCGGTTGTGCTATCCAGCCTATGGCAGCTGGTGAGCCGTACAAATAAATATATAGATGAAACTCAGCCTTGGGCACTAGCAAAAGAAGAAGATAAGAAAGACGAATTGGGAAGTGTCATGAGCCACCTGGCAGAATCCCTTCGCAGAGTTGCCGTTCTCCTGCAGCCATTCCTAACGAGAACACCAAAGAAAATCTTTGAACAGCTGAATCTCCACGATGAAAAACTTCAAACGTGGGAAAGCTTAGAGGAATTTGGTGCCATCCCTGAAGGAACTGAAGTGGTGAAGAAAGGCGAGCCGATCTTTCCGCGTCTTGACCTGCAGGAAGAGGTTGACTATATCAAAGAAAAAATGCAGGGAAGCAAGCCTGCTCAAGAAGAAAAAGCAGCTGCTCCGGCACCGGATGAGAGTGATGAAATCACCATTGATGACTTCATGAAAGTAGAGCTTAGAGTGGCACAAGTAGTAGATGCCGAACATGTTAAAAAAGCGGATAAACTCCTTAAAATCCAACTTGATCTCGGGTACGAAAAGAGACAAGTGGTATCCGGAATCGCTAAACACTATAAGCCTGAAGAGTTAGTCGGAAAGAAAGTCATCTGCGTAACCAACCTGAAGCCGGTAAAATTACGGGGAGAACTTTCCCAAGGAATGATTCTTGCTGGAGAAGAAAACGGCACCCTATCCCTCGCAACAGTGGACCAAACACTGCCAAACGGGACAAAAGTAAAATAA
- a CDS encoding stage 0 sporulation family protein — MYDVVGVRFKKAGKIYYFDPGALDVQKNNYVIVETVRGVEFGKVVVERKQVGENDVVLPLKKVIRIADQKDRLTVEENKSSAEEAYNVCCDKINQHQLDMKLVDVEYTFDRNKVIFYFTADGRVDFRELVKDLASIFRTRIELRQIGVRDEAKMLGGIGPCGRMLCCSTFLGDFEPVSIKMAKDQNLSLNPTKISGLCGRLMCCLKYENDEYEAAKEELPDIGEVIKTPHGKGKVVGLNILERVLQVEIKEEERVLEFTLDEIMNAGAVSFQATE, encoded by the coding sequence TTGTACGATGTTGTAGGAGTACGCTTTAAAAAAGCGGGTAAAATCTATTATTTCGATCCCGGGGCACTGGATGTCCAGAAAAACAATTACGTGATTGTTGAAACTGTCCGCGGAGTCGAATTTGGTAAAGTAGTCGTAGAAAGAAAGCAAGTCGGTGAAAATGATGTAGTGCTTCCTTTAAAAAAGGTGATACGTATCGCAGATCAAAAAGATCGTTTAACAGTGGAAGAAAACAAATCTTCTGCAGAGGAAGCCTACAATGTATGTTGTGACAAAATCAATCAGCATCAATTAGATATGAAATTAGTAGATGTAGAATATACATTTGATCGTAATAAAGTCATATTTTATTTTACAGCTGATGGGCGTGTTGATTTCCGGGAGCTGGTGAAAGACCTTGCTTCTATTTTCCGTACGCGCATTGAACTTCGTCAGATTGGCGTTCGTGACGAAGCGAAAATGCTGGGTGGTATCGGTCCTTGTGGCCGTATGCTTTGTTGTTCGACCTTTTTAGGAGATTTTGAACCGGTATCCATCAAGATGGCCAAGGATCAAAATCTGTCCCTTAATCCGACCAAGATCTCAGGGCTTTGCGGCCGCTTAATGTGTTGTCTGAAATATGAAAATGACGAATATGAAGCAGCCAAAGAAGAATTGCCTGATATTGGTGAAGTGATTAAGACACCTCATGGGAAAGGTAAAGTGGTAGGTCTTAATATTCTTGAACGTGTTCTTCAAGTCGAAATCAAAGAAGAAGAACGTGTGTTGGAATTCACTTTAGATGAAATTATGAACGCGGGTGCCGTATCATTCCAAGCCACAGAGTAA
- the rsmI gene encoding 16S rRNA (cytidine(1402)-2'-O)-methyltransferase, whose product MNQQKSYQESGKGSLYLVPTPIGNLEDMTFRAIRIMKEADVIAAEDTRNTKKLSNYFEIDTPIISYHEHNKESSGPKLIERMEQGETVALVSDAGMPSISDPGYELVKAAIENDLSVIPLPGANAALTALIASGLAPQPFYFYGFLHRGKKEKRAELERLRSLKDTFILYESPHRLKETLKELHQALGNRQIVICRELTKKFEEFIRGPLEEVLKWAESGEVRGEFCLLIEGNQHPEEEEQEDWWEDYSLKDHVQYYIEEKEMSSKLAIKEVAKERNLQKREVYQAFHVENE is encoded by the coding sequence ATGAACCAGCAAAAAAGCTACCAGGAAAGCGGTAAAGGCAGCCTGTATCTTGTGCCTACCCCTATTGGGAATCTGGAAGATATGACTTTCAGGGCGATCCGCATCATGAAGGAAGCCGATGTCATTGCAGCGGAGGATACAAGAAATACGAAGAAGTTGAGTAACTACTTCGAAATCGATACACCGATTATCAGTTATCATGAGCATAATAAAGAATCAAGCGGTCCAAAGCTGATCGAGAGAATGGAACAAGGTGAAACAGTTGCTCTTGTCAGTGATGCAGGGATGCCTTCCATTTCAGACCCCGGCTATGAACTGGTGAAAGCAGCCATAGAAAACGACCTCTCCGTCATCCCTCTCCCCGGGGCCAATGCTGCATTGACAGCATTGATCGCTTCCGGCTTAGCCCCCCAGCCGTTTTATTTTTACGGGTTCTTACATAGAGGGAAGAAAGAGAAGCGTGCTGAATTGGAAAGGCTTCGTTCCTTGAAGGATACGTTTATCCTGTATGAATCGCCGCATAGACTGAAGGAAACACTCAAGGAATTGCATCAAGCCCTTGGAAACAGACAGATTGTCATTTGCCGTGAGCTGACAAAGAAATTTGAAGAGTTTATCCGCGGTCCTTTGGAAGAAGTATTGAAGTGGGCTGAGAGCGGTGAAGTAAGAGGGGAATTCTGTTTACTGATAGAAGGAAATCAGCATCCGGAGGAAGAAGAACAAGAAGATTGGTGGGAGGACTATTCCTTAAAAGATCATGTTCAGTATTATATAGAAGAAAAAGAAATGTCCTCTAAACTGGCGATCAAAGAAGTGGCCAAAGAAAGAAACCTCCAGAAGAGAGAAGTCTATCAGGCATTTCACGTAGAGAATGAATAG
- the holB gene encoding DNA polymerase III subunit delta', producing MKFEEIQSFQPVVLQMLQNSIMKDRVAHAYLFEGEKGTRKKEVSLLFAKALLCENRRDGKACEECNNCRRVNNGNHPDLHLVEPDGLSIKKEQIKSLQEEFSKTGVESKKKIYIIVHSDKMTANAANSLLKFLEEPLADATAILITENIHRMLPTILSRCQTISFKPLPKEHLMKQLMDEGIQPHMASLAANLTNRYEEAVEICQNEWFAQARIIVLKLYEVLQKSPFQAMVKIQEDFVQHFKEKDQVDRALDLLLLIYKDLLQIQLGKEEQLVYPDQKEIWKSNALQVSTNRLSTSMTAILEAKRKLNANMNSQLLVEQLMLKLQG from the coding sequence ATGAAGTTTGAAGAAATACAATCGTTTCAGCCGGTGGTCCTGCAGATGCTTCAGAACAGTATCATGAAGGACCGGGTTGCGCATGCCTACTTATTTGAAGGGGAAAAAGGCACACGGAAAAAGGAAGTAAGCTTGCTGTTTGCGAAAGCATTGCTTTGTGAAAACCGCAGAGACGGCAAAGCATGCGAAGAATGCAATAACTGCAGACGTGTCAATAATGGAAATCACCCGGACCTTCATCTGGTGGAGCCGGATGGCCTTTCGATAAAAAAAGAGCAGATAAAGTCGCTTCAAGAGGAGTTCTCCAAGACAGGAGTCGAATCGAAGAAAAAGATTTATATCATTGTTCATAGTGATAAAATGACTGCCAATGCCGCTAATAGTCTGTTGAAATTCCTGGAAGAACCTTTGGCGGATGCGACCGCGATCCTTATCACTGAAAATATTCATAGAATGCTGCCTACCATTCTTTCAAGGTGCCAGACGATTTCTTTCAAACCGCTGCCGAAAGAACATCTGATGAAACAATTGATGGATGAGGGCATTCAGCCGCATATGGCCTCTCTGGCGGCAAATTTGACCAATCGCTATGAAGAAGCTGTAGAAATATGTCAAAATGAGTGGTTTGCACAAGCAAGAATAATAGTGTTAAAATTATATGAAGTCCTCCAGAAAAGTCCCTTCCAAGCAATGGTGAAAATTCAAGAGGATTTTGTACAGCACTTCAAAGAAAAAGATCAAGTTGATCGAGCATTAGATCTTTTACTTCTGATATATAAAGACTTACTTCAGATCCAATTAGGAAAAGAAGAACAGCTCGTCTACCCGGACCAAAAGGAAATATGGAAATCAAACGCACTTCAAGTATCAACAAACCGCCTTTCTACTAGTATGACGGCGATACTTGAAGCAAAACGCAAGTTAAACGCCAATATGAATTCTCAGCTGCTGGTAGAACAGCTTATGCTAAAACTGCAGGGGTGA